A region from the Pontixanthobacter aestiaquae genome encodes:
- the ggt gene encoding gamma-glutamyltransferase — MKKSIALLTALAPLAVIATPAQAQDSEAEPVAQKPDFKESIGPGGRPVGADWSRSPVYAENGMAATAHPLASQIAIDVLKQGGNAVDAAIAANAALGLMEPTGNGIGGDLYAIIWDPKTQKLYGINGSGRSPKNQTLDQLKEKLGDRDSLPPVGPLPITIPGTVDAWFEMHGEFGKLSMADILAPTVEYAREGHPVAPIIAMYLDRSLRAYERRQEATPFDFSNARATWFANGAPKAGEIFKNPDLANTLETIGRGGRAAFYDGELTKVMVDYLQRQGSAFEYEDFAEHTSEWVEVACAGYKDGYELCELPPNGQGFAALQIVNILKNIDLSQWERGSPEVLHYITEAKRLAYADVARFYADTDFSKFPMELLSEEYGKKRFALIDPAKATPDYRPGEPKLEGPGDTTYLTVADKDGMMVSLIQSNYRGMGGGLTPDGLGFMFQDRGELFSLDPAHPNVYEPNKRPFHTIIPAFVKKDGGPYMTLGLMGGGMQPQGHVQVLINMVDYGMNIQEAGDAARLNHDGGRQPTDDLAGTGADLLGTLHVEPGISAETIAALEAMGHKVEVVDNGIMFGGYQAIRRDPETGVYSGATEMRKDGQAIGY; from the coding sequence GTGAAAAAATCGATAGCATTGCTCACCGCTCTGGCACCTCTTGCTGTGATAGCAACGCCGGCACAGGCCCAAGATAGCGAAGCCGAACCGGTTGCACAGAAGCCCGACTTCAAAGAATCCATCGGTCCAGGCGGGCGCCCTGTCGGTGCAGATTGGTCACGCAGTCCGGTCTATGCCGAAAACGGGATGGCGGCGACCGCGCATCCGCTGGCTAGCCAGATTGCCATCGATGTCCTCAAACAAGGCGGCAACGCGGTTGATGCCGCGATTGCAGCCAACGCTGCACTGGGCCTGATGGAGCCGACCGGCAACGGCATCGGCGGCGATCTTTACGCGATTATTTGGGATCCCAAAACACAAAAACTCTACGGCATCAATGGCTCGGGCCGATCGCCCAAGAACCAGACTCTCGATCAATTAAAGGAAAAGCTCGGGGATCGCGACAGCCTTCCCCCTGTCGGACCGCTGCCAATCACAATTCCCGGTACGGTCGATGCGTGGTTTGAAATGCATGGCGAGTTCGGCAAGCTCTCGATGGCCGATATTCTGGCGCCGACGGTGGAGTACGCGCGCGAAGGCCATCCGGTCGCGCCGATTATTGCGATGTATTTGGATCGCAGCCTGCGCGCTTATGAGCGACGGCAGGAAGCCACACCTTTCGATTTCTCCAATGCCCGCGCGACGTGGTTCGCCAACGGCGCGCCCAAAGCGGGCGAGATTTTCAAAAACCCTGACCTTGCGAACACGCTGGAAACTATCGGACGCGGTGGCCGCGCAGCATTCTATGATGGCGAGCTCACCAAAGTGATGGTCGATTATCTCCAACGCCAAGGCTCGGCCTTCGAATATGAAGACTTTGCCGAGCATACCAGCGAATGGGTCGAGGTTGCCTGCGCCGGGTACAAGGATGGCTACGAACTGTGCGAACTACCACCTAACGGGCAAGGCTTCGCTGCTTTGCAAATTGTCAATATCCTCAAGAATATCGACCTCTCGCAATGGGAACGCGGCAGCCCCGAAGTGCTGCATTATATCACCGAAGCCAAGCGCCTGGCCTACGCCGATGTGGCGCGTTTCTACGCCGACACCGATTTCTCGAAGTTTCCGATGGAATTGCTGAGCGAGGAATATGGCAAGAAGCGTTTCGCGCTGATTGATCCGGCTAAGGCGACGCCCGATTACCGGCCCGGCGAACCCAAGCTGGAAGGTCCCGGCGACACAACGTATCTCACCGTCGCCGACAAAGACGGGATGATGGTCAGCTTGATCCAGTCCAATTATCGCGGCATGGGCGGCGGGCTGACACCGGATGGGCTCGGCTTTATGTTTCAAGATCGCGGGGAATTATTCAGCCTCGATCCCGCGCATCCCAATGTTTATGAACCGAACAAGCGGCCATTCCACACGATTATACCGGCCTTCGTGAAGAAAGACGGCGGCCCCTATATGACACTTGGCCTGATGGGCGGCGGAATGCAGCCTCAGGGGCATGTCCAAGTGCTCATCAATATGGTCGACTACGGCATGAATATTCAGGAGGCGGGCGATGCTGCGCGGCTGAACCATGATGGCGGCCGCCAACCGACCGACGATCTGGCGGGTACAGGAGCGGACCTGCTCGGAACTCTGCACGTCGAACCGGGGATTTCGGCGGAAACCATCGCGGCGCTCGAAGCTATGGGCCACAAGGTCGAAGTCGTCGATAACGGCATCATGTTCGGCGGATATCAGGCGATCCGCCGCGATCCGGAAACCGGCGTCTATTCGGGCGCGACCGAAATGCGCAAAGACGGTCAGGCTATTGGCTATTGA
- a CDS encoding HpcH/HpaI aldolase/citrate lyase family protein: MTIRPLRSALYLPANRASAVEKARRADCDAVILDLEDAVAPEAKVDARAAAVAAVNEGGFGHRILVVRVNALDTEWGPADITALAGCGPDAVLVPKLCHPDEAGIYRQQLGTGPELWAMLETCIAFTQLSAISAKAAAAELTTYVMGTNDLALEMRAKLDTARAPFQPVLAQAVINARAYGLSVLDGVFNDIGDEEGLATQCREGADMGFDGKTLIHPKQLAIANAAFSPSAAEVRTAQSIRDAFAAPENAGKGVIKVGGRMTEILHLREAERTLALHAATQRNPS; the protein is encoded by the coding sequence ATGACCATTCGCCCTTTGCGTTCCGCCCTTTATCTCCCAGCCAATCGGGCGAGCGCGGTCGAGAAAGCGCGCCGCGCAGATTGCGATGCGGTAATCCTTGATCTGGAGGATGCTGTCGCGCCGGAGGCCAAGGTAGACGCCCGGGCGGCGGCGGTCGCAGCCGTCAATGAAGGCGGCTTCGGTCACCGGATTCTGGTCGTTCGGGTCAATGCGCTCGATACCGAATGGGGACCGGCAGATATTACCGCCCTCGCCGGATGCGGGCCCGATGCGGTTCTGGTTCCGAAGCTTTGCCATCCTGATGAAGCGGGTATCTACCGGCAACAGCTTGGCACTGGTCCGGAATTGTGGGCGATGCTGGAAACCTGCATTGCGTTTACTCAGCTCAGCGCGATCTCTGCAAAAGCGGCGGCGGCCGAACTGACTACCTATGTGATGGGCACCAACGATCTTGCGCTGGAAATGCGGGCGAAGCTGGATACAGCGCGCGCACCGTTCCAGCCTGTGCTTGCTCAAGCGGTTATCAACGCCCGAGCTTACGGACTGTCGGTGCTCGACGGCGTGTTTAACGATATCGGCGACGAGGAAGGCTTGGCTACGCAATGCCGCGAAGGTGCCGATATGGGCTTCGATGGCAAAACACTGATCCATCCCAAACAACTCGCGATTGCCAATGCTGCCTTCAGTCCATCTGCCGCTGAGGTGCGTACAGCGCAATCAATCCGCGATGCCTTCGCCGCGCCTGAGAACGCGGGAAAGGGTGTGATCAAAGTCGGTGGGCGAATGACGGAAATTCTCCATTTGCGTGAAGCGGAGCGTACACTCGCACTCCACGCAGCAACGCAGCGCAACCCCTCTTGA
- a CDS encoding acyl-CoA dehydrogenase — protein sequence MVPFNWEDPFNLESQLTEEERMIRDAAHGFAQSELQPRVQEAYRNETSAPELFPLMGQAGLLGATIPEEYGGADASYVSYGLIAREIERVDSGYRSMASVQSSLVMHPIYAYGSAEQCQKYLPGLASGELIGCFGLTEPDAGSDPGSMRTYAKKDGDGYSLSGAKTWISNSPFADVFVVWAKSEAHADGIRGFVLEKGMEGLSAPKIEGKLSLRASTTGMIMMDEVKLPAEALLPNVQGLKGPFGCLNRARYGISWGSMGAAEFCFHAARQYGLDRKQFGRPLANTQLYQKKLADMMSDIALGLQASLQVGRLMDQEAFAPEMISIVKRNNVGKALDIARQARDMHGGNGISDEYQVIRHMVNLETVNTYEGTHDVHALILGRAITGLAAF from the coding sequence ATGGTGCCATTCAACTGGGAAGATCCGTTCAATCTGGAATCCCAGCTGACCGAAGAAGAGCGGATGATCCGCGACGCCGCGCATGGCTTTGCGCAGAGCGAGTTGCAGCCACGCGTTCAAGAGGCCTATCGCAACGAAACCAGCGCGCCTGAACTGTTCCCGTTGATGGGCCAGGCGGGACTGCTCGGTGCGACTATTCCAGAGGAATATGGCGGCGCAGATGCCAGTTATGTGTCCTACGGCCTGATCGCACGTGAGATTGAGCGGGTCGATTCCGGCTACCGATCGATGGCTTCCGTCCAGTCAAGTCTCGTGATGCACCCGATCTATGCATATGGATCAGCCGAACAGTGCCAGAAATATCTTCCCGGCCTGGCTAGCGGCGAATTGATCGGCTGCTTCGGCCTGACCGAACCCGATGCCGGCAGCGATCCCGGATCGATGCGTACCTATGCCAAGAAAGACGGCGATGGCTATTCGCTTTCGGGTGCCAAGACCTGGATTTCCAACTCACCCTTCGCGGACGTGTTTGTTGTGTGGGCGAAGAGCGAAGCCCATGCCGACGGGATCCGCGGTTTTGTGCTGGAGAAGGGCATGGAAGGCCTTTCCGCACCGAAGATTGAGGGCAAGCTGAGCCTGCGGGCTTCGACCACCGGTATGATTATGATGGATGAGGTCAAACTGCCTGCAGAGGCGCTGTTGCCCAATGTCCAAGGGCTTAAGGGCCCGTTCGGCTGCCTCAATCGCGCACGCTACGGGATTAGCTGGGGCAGCATGGGCGCGGCAGAATTCTGCTTCCATGCGGCGCGCCAATATGGCCTTGATCGCAAGCAGTTCGGCCGCCCGCTGGCGAACACACAGCTTTATCAAAAGAAGCTCGCCGATATGATGAGCGACATCGCGCTCGGCTTGCAAGCATCATTGCAAGTCGGTCGTCTGATGGACCAAGAGGCATTCGCGCCGGAAATGATCAGCATCGTCAAGCGCAACAATGTCGGCAAAGCGCTCGATATCGCTCGTCAGGCGCGCGATATGCATGGCGGCAACGGCATTAGCGATGAATACCAAGTGATCCGGCATATGGTGAACCTCGAAACGGTGAACACCTATGAAGGTACACATGATGTCCACGCGCTGATCCTTGGCCGCGCAATCACTGGGCTGGCGGCATTTTGA
- the maiA gene encoding maleylacetoacetate isomerase, whose translation MKLHGYYRSSTSYRLRIALELKALEYESVPVNLLKGEQKGEAFRGRNPFATVPMLEAGGRDRAQSMALIEWLDEAYPDAPLLPSTPEDRYTARELTYAIATELHAPLNLPVLKFLKEEYGKSQDEVGKWYRHWLAKTLVPVEARLAQLGSGDFLFDTPGIFEVVLLPQLYNARRFEYDLGNSPHMTRIETACLALETFQRAHPDNQPDSPENGPEKV comes from the coding sequence ATGAAGCTTCACGGATATTATCGCAGCTCGACCAGCTACCGGTTGCGCATCGCACTGGAGCTAAAGGCGCTGGAATACGAGAGTGTGCCGGTTAATCTGCTCAAAGGCGAGCAGAAAGGCGAGGCGTTCAGGGGCCGCAACCCGTTTGCAACCGTACCGATGCTGGAAGCCGGTGGCCGCGACCGTGCGCAAAGTATGGCGCTCATTGAATGGCTGGATGAAGCCTATCCGGATGCGCCGCTTCTGCCATCCACACCCGAGGACCGCTACACCGCCCGCGAACTCACCTATGCCATTGCAACTGAACTGCACGCACCGTTGAACCTGCCGGTGCTGAAATTCCTCAAGGAGGAATATGGCAAATCACAGGATGAAGTCGGCAAATGGTATCGCCACTGGCTCGCAAAAACGCTCGTCCCGGTCGAAGCACGACTGGCACAGCTGGGTAGTGGCGATTTTCTGTTCGATACGCCCGGTATCTTCGAGGTCGTTCTGCTACCGCAGCTCTACAATGCGCGGCGGTTTGAATACGATCTCGGGAACAGCCCGCATATGACGCGCATTGAAACAGCATGCCTCGCGCTCGAAACTTTCCAGCGCGCGCACCCAGATAATCAACCCGACAGTCCAGAGAATGGCCCAGAGAAAGTATAA
- a CDS encoding fumarylacetoacetate hydrolase family protein has product MKLATLKDGTRDGKLVVVSKDITRYCAADNIAPTMQYALDNWDEVAPNLEALYRDVEHQTVPCERFHENDAHSPLPRAYQWADGSAYINHVELVRKARNSEVPDSFYHDPLMYQGGSDTFLAPRQDIPLGDTAWGCDMEGEVAVITGDVPMGVSAENAADHIKLVMLVNDVSLRGLIPGELAKGFGFFQSKPSSAFSPVAVTPDELGDAWKDSLIHLPLLVDYNREAFGRAEAGVDATFNLAQLVAHAAKTRNLAAGTIIGSGTVSNKGEDGGPGKPVSEGGSGYSCIAEIRMIETIYDGGPKTRFMQPGDTVKIEMKDKDGHTIFGAIKQEVVQA; this is encoded by the coding sequence ATGAAACTTGCAACGCTCAAAGACGGTACCCGCGATGGCAAGCTGGTTGTCGTATCCAAAGACATCACCCGCTATTGCGCAGCGGACAATATCGCGCCGACGATGCAATATGCGCTCGACAATTGGGATGAAGTCGCGCCCAACCTCGAGGCGCTATACCGTGACGTCGAGCATCAGACTGTGCCTTGCGAGCGTTTCCACGAGAATGACGCGCATTCACCCCTGCCCCGCGCCTATCAATGGGCCGATGGCAGCGCTTACATCAACCACGTCGAACTGGTCCGCAAAGCGCGCAATTCCGAAGTTCCAGACAGCTTCTACCACGATCCGCTGATGTATCAGGGCGGCAGCGACACTTTCCTCGCTCCGCGCCAGGACATCCCGCTCGGCGACACCGCTTGGGGCTGTGACATGGAGGGCGAAGTCGCTGTGATTACGGGCGATGTGCCAATGGGCGTGTCTGCGGAGAATGCGGCGGATCACATTAAACTGGTAATGCTCGTCAACGATGTGTCGCTCCGCGGTCTGATCCCGGGCGAATTGGCAAAAGGCTTCGGCTTCTTCCAATCCAAACCCTCCAGCGCATTCTCACCCGTTGCCGTCACACCTGATGAACTGGGCGACGCGTGGAAGGACAGCCTGATCCATCTTCCACTGCTGGTGGATTACAACCGCGAAGCTTTCGGCCGGGCGGAAGCCGGCGTCGATGCGACATTCAACCTCGCGCAATTGGTCGCGCATGCTGCCAAGACCCGCAATCTGGCTGCAGGCACAATAATCGGATCAGGAACAGTTTCCAACAAAGGCGAAGATGGCGGCCCGGGTAAGCCGGTGAGCGAAGGGGGCTCAGGCTATAGCTGTATCGCCGAAATCCGGATGATCGAAACGATCTATGATGGCGGTCCCAAAACGCGCTTTATGCAGCCCGGCGATACCGTGAAGATCGAAATGAAGGACAAGGACGGCCATACGATCTTCGGCGCGATCAAACAGGAAGTCGTACAGGCCTGA
- a CDS encoding dicarboxylate/amino acid:cation symporter, whose product MFKVWFSIPLWQRVIGALIVGTALGWAWQEYGLFGGADPTSIKWIGDLFIKAIKMLIVPLIFFSLVSGIAALGDLKKLGNVGGKALMIFAATAAFSVSLGLTMATVAGLGKGLDVQLPEGADVPDAATTTAVDMILSMVTDNPVATMAEGQVLPLIIFALLFGISVLMAGKEAAPIVKAMDAGAAVMQRMTMIVMELAPFGVFALMVWVAGTLGLDVLQSLAQVVLFNYIGCFIIILVAYPTIIKFIAKLPVVDFFRGIVDAQVVAFSTASSNAALPVTLRCVQRNLGVSRSVSSFVVALGATINMNGTAMYLGLVAVFGANVYGIELSWMSYVLIAITATLGSVGAAGIPGSGLIMLTLVLTSIGVPLETVALVAGINHIMDMMRTMTNVTGDATVAVAVGRMAGEIDVEEYVSADDI is encoded by the coding sequence ATGTTTAAAGTCTGGTTTTCCATTCCCCTTTGGCAACGCGTTATCGGGGCGCTGATAGTCGGTACAGCGCTCGGCTGGGCGTGGCAGGAATATGGTCTGTTCGGCGGCGCGGATCCAACCAGCATCAAGTGGATCGGCGACCTGTTCATCAAGGCGATCAAGATGCTGATCGTCCCACTCATTTTCTTCTCGCTCGTTTCGGGAATCGCCGCGCTGGGCGATCTGAAAAAGCTCGGCAATGTGGGCGGCAAAGCATTGATGATTTTCGCTGCGACTGCCGCGTTCTCGGTCTCGCTGGGCCTGACTATGGCGACTGTGGCTGGCCTCGGCAAAGGTCTTGATGTGCAATTGCCCGAAGGCGCGGACGTGCCGGACGCAGCGACGACCACTGCAGTAGATATGATCCTGTCAATGGTGACCGACAATCCGGTCGCGACAATGGCCGAAGGGCAAGTTCTGCCGCTGATCATCTTCGCATTGCTTTTCGGTATATCGGTGCTGATGGCGGGTAAGGAGGCCGCCCCCATCGTCAAAGCGATGGATGCCGGCGCCGCTGTCATGCAGCGAATGACCATGATCGTGATGGAATTGGCGCCATTCGGTGTGTTTGCGCTGATGGTCTGGGTAGCTGGGACACTCGGCTTGGACGTGCTCCAAAGCCTCGCTCAGGTCGTGCTCTTCAATTATATCGGTTGCTTTATCATAATCTTGGTAGCCTACCCGACGATCATCAAGTTTATCGCAAAGCTGCCAGTCGTCGATTTCTTCCGCGGTATTGTCGATGCTCAGGTCGTTGCATTCTCGACCGCTTCATCGAATGCCGCGCTGCCGGTGACACTGCGCTGCGTACAGCGCAATCTGGGCGTATCGCGGTCCGTTTCCAGCTTCGTTGTCGCGCTTGGCGCAACAATCAATATGAACGGCACAGCGATGTATCTTGGGCTCGTTGCGGTGTTCGGTGCCAATGTCTACGGGATCGAGCTGTCTTGGATGTCTTATGTACTGATAGCGATTACCGCGACTCTGGGCTCTGTCGGAGCTGCCGGGATCCCCGGGTCAGGCCTAATCATGCTGACACTGGTTCTGACCTCCATCGGAGTACCACTGGAAACAGTCGCGCTTGTAGCGGGTATCAACCACATTATGGACATGATGCGCACCATGACCAACGTTACAGGCGACGCGACCGTGGCGGTGGCTGTTGGCCGGATGGCGGGTGAAATCGACGTGGAAGAATATGTCTCCGCCGACGATATCTAA
- a CDS encoding alpha/beta hydrolase family protein, whose protein sequence is MRKRNIALGIVGVLAAGAAATAYVVSPTIHAGESGETPELGRTGDYAVGTFVQDYSLPGRTQIGGMSMVAGGLNENERTLSVRFWYPAEAGNAGEIVAYDHVMEPQGQDPVEVSTKGIARAGAAALTGEKFPLVIMSHGYRGWREQFSNLGEHLASRGYVVASIDHADMPADGLASLAISFSNVLVDRTQDQRQVLTAIHEQAGAEDDASFALIDTERTGLIGYSMGGYGALATAGASYQFANDPMSNIPAEAQRKLAEVTAEAAPIDALVTFAPWGGQPDNRAWSAGALAKIEIPVLVVSGNQDDVVNFDEGVTWLFNNLTGADRHMLVFREARHNIVGNNFQTAADTGFQAIEFISEPVWRGDRLNGINQHFVTAFLDLHLKGDSDKASYLNVPTIDSNDSTWDVAFREQLNGRLAGPEQDQHWRGFQRRWALGLEMYRAEKGSGGISTNAK, encoded by the coding sequence ATGAGAAAACGTAACATTGCACTCGGTATAGTAGGCGTACTCGCCGCCGGGGCAGCCGCAACAGCATATGTTGTTTCGCCAACAATCCATGCTGGTGAAAGCGGGGAGACACCCGAACTGGGCCGGACCGGCGATTATGCGGTCGGCACATTTGTGCAAGACTACAGCCTGCCGGGCCGGACACAGATCGGCGGAATGAGCATGGTGGCGGGCGGCCTGAACGAGAATGAGCGCACGCTGTCCGTTCGTTTCTGGTATCCTGCCGAAGCAGGCAATGCAGGCGAGATCGTCGCTTACGACCATGTGATGGAGCCGCAGGGCCAAGACCCTGTCGAAGTATCGACCAAGGGTATCGCCCGCGCTGGTGCCGCCGCGCTGACCGGCGAGAAGTTCCCGCTGGTCATCATGTCGCATGGCTATCGCGGATGGCGCGAGCAGTTCAGCAATCTGGGAGAGCACCTCGCGTCGCGTGGCTATGTGGTCGCATCCATTGATCACGCCGACATGCCGGCCGATGGACTTGCTTCGTTGGCGATTTCATTCAGCAATGTTCTAGTCGATCGAACGCAGGATCAACGGCAGGTGCTGACTGCAATCCATGAGCAAGCTGGCGCGGAGGATGACGCAAGCTTTGCACTGATCGACACCGAAAGAACCGGTCTGATCGGCTATTCAATGGGAGGATATGGCGCTCTTGCCACCGCTGGGGCGTCCTATCAGTTCGCCAATGACCCTATGTCCAACATTCCTGCAGAAGCGCAACGCAAGCTCGCCGAAGTCACCGCAGAAGCAGCGCCGATTGATGCGCTTGTGACTTTCGCGCCTTGGGGCGGACAACCGGATAACCGCGCATGGTCTGCCGGGGCACTCGCCAAGATCGAAATTCCCGTCCTGGTCGTCTCGGGCAATCAGGATGATGTCGTCAATTTCGACGAGGGCGTGACATGGCTTTTTAACAACCTCACCGGCGCGGATCGGCATATGCTGGTATTCCGCGAGGCGCGGCACAATATTGTCGGCAATAATTTTCAAACCGCCGCCGATACAGGTTTCCAAGCGATTGAGTTCATCAGTGAGCCCGTGTGGCGCGGCGACCGGCTCAACGGAATCAACCAGCATTTTGTGACCGCATTCCTCGATCTGCATCTGAAAGGCGATTCTGACAAAGCGAGTTACCTCAATGTCCCGACCATCGACTCCAATGACAGCACTTGGGATGTTGCCTTTCGCGAGCAATTGAACGGGAGGCTGGCTGGCCCCGAACAAGACCAGCATTGGCGCGGTTTTCAGCGGCGCTGGGCCCTCGGCCTAGAGATGTATCGCGCGGAAAAAGGTAGTGGCGGGATTTCTACCAACGCCAAATAG
- a CDS encoding DUF547 domain-containing protein, translating into MLGKTNIFVKSISVAALLFTGTALSAQTPSPQVALAQANEKFARFVPKAHPVRTKIDYSIWDEALSFFVVPMGSSIREGAPRVDGRTGTRRVYGHDSRFRLEGNRIGFSFFTDEVTQSLVEYRVDLQQTADAVNISTLSKNEQLAFWLNLHNVAIIEQIALQYPLSQPSQLTVGGSPELLDEAPFITVAGVAMSPKDIRTKIVYPNWKDPKVIYGFFRGDIGGPSIQREAFNGNNLSGLLDRSAREFINSLRGTDKSGKKLRVSKIFEEARSFYFSDWPRAIRAHYAKYANDPVKEIMDKTIGAEATIYETDIADLSNGERDPNLSTIEDALDNGRGRQGLQIPTAIARLMVERQQKIEKIIKRGGRQGTVTFVDVDLDGDGSGPEVVE; encoded by the coding sequence ATGCTGGGAAAGACAAACATTTTCGTTAAGTCAATCAGCGTCGCGGCTTTGCTGTTCACCGGCACAGCCTTGTCGGCGCAAACGCCTTCTCCACAAGTGGCATTGGCGCAAGCGAACGAGAAATTTGCTCGCTTTGTGCCAAAGGCCCATCCGGTAAGAACCAAGATTGATTACTCGATTTGGGACGAAGCGCTGAGCTTCTTCGTTGTGCCGATGGGTTCCTCCATACGCGAAGGTGCCCCTCGGGTGGATGGCCGCACCGGCACAAGGCGTGTTTATGGCCATGACTCACGTTTTCGTTTAGAAGGCAATCGTATAGGGTTTTCGTTCTTCACCGATGAAGTGACACAGTCGCTCGTTGAGTACCGGGTCGATCTGCAACAAACAGCGGACGCTGTTAACATCAGCACTCTCAGTAAAAACGAACAACTCGCTTTTTGGCTCAACCTTCATAACGTAGCGATTATCGAACAAATTGCCTTGCAGTATCCACTGAGTCAGCCATCGCAGCTTACTGTTGGCGGCAGCCCTGAGTTACTCGACGAAGCCCCTTTTATAACCGTGGCCGGGGTCGCGATGAGTCCCAAAGATATTCGGACAAAGATCGTCTATCCGAATTGGAAAGATCCCAAAGTAATATATGGCTTTTTTCGCGGAGATATTGGCGGACCATCAATCCAAAGAGAGGCATTTAATGGTAATAATCTGAGCGGCCTCCTGGATCGATCAGCGAGAGAGTTCATCAACTCGCTCCGCGGTACCGACAAATCAGGCAAGAAGTTGCGTGTTTCAAAAATTTTCGAAGAAGCGCGATCATTTTACTTTAGCGATTGGCCACGTGCCATTCGCGCCCACTATGCGAAGTACGCCAACGATCCAGTCAAAGAGATCATGGACAAGACTATCGGTGCCGAGGCAACTATTTACGAAACAGATATTGCCGATCTCTCCAATGGAGAGCGAGATCCAAATTTGAGCACGATAGAGGATGCGCTAGATAATGGCAGAGGGCGGCAAGGACTTCAAATACCAACGGCAATCGCCCGCCTCATGGTTGAACGGCAACAAAAGATAGAGAAAATAATCAAGCGCGGCGGGCGCCAAGGAACTGTGACTTTTGTAGATGTCGATCTCGACGGCGATGGTAGCGGCCCGGAAGTCGTCGAATAA